From a single Vibrio tubiashii genomic region:
- the bioF gene encoding 8-amino-7-oxononanoate synthase: MQVFEQRIESALSERKAKGLTRSLKAVESNNTVCLTHDEQEYLNFSSNDYLGLASDKELTKAWQEGLDLYGNGSGASPLVTGFSSAHQKLEETLCQWLGFERSILFGSGFSANQALLFSLLTKQDLLLQDKLNHASLIEAGMLSPATLKRFKHNDVTHLKTLLTQSALVVTEGVFSMDGDLSPLKAIKSAIEQNAWLAVDDAHGVGVLGNKGKGSCDCAGILPEILVVTFGKAFGLSGAAIMCSDSVGDYLTQFAKHHVYSTAIPPSQAVALSKAAEMIETQEWRREKLAELSRCFDDQLLDCEGYRETITPIKPFIVGSADKAMSVSNQLRQQGFWVTAIRPPTVPAGSARLRITLTAKHDKQGVIKLADALKQAVKGM; this comes from the coding sequence ATGCAAGTGTTTGAGCAACGTATTGAATCTGCCCTTAGTGAGCGAAAAGCGAAGGGCTTAACTCGCTCGCTTAAGGCTGTAGAGTCAAACAACACCGTCTGCTTAACTCATGATGAGCAAGAGTATCTAAACTTCTCAAGTAATGATTATCTTGGCTTAGCTTCAGATAAGGAGCTAACTAAGGCATGGCAAGAGGGGCTCGACCTATATGGCAATGGGAGTGGCGCGTCTCCACTCGTCACAGGTTTTAGTTCTGCGCACCAAAAACTTGAAGAGACCTTGTGTCAGTGGCTTGGCTTTGAGCGATCGATATTGTTTGGATCCGGTTTTTCTGCCAATCAAGCGCTACTGTTCTCTTTGCTAACAAAACAAGATCTTCTGCTGCAAGATAAGTTAAATCATGCTTCTTTAATTGAGGCGGGCATGCTTTCTCCCGCAACGTTGAAGCGCTTCAAGCACAATGACGTCACACACTTAAAAACCTTACTTACTCAGAGTGCCTTGGTCGTGACTGAAGGTGTGTTTAGCATGGATGGTGACCTTTCTCCGCTTAAGGCAATTAAATCGGCCATTGAACAAAACGCTTGGTTAGCGGTTGATGATGCTCATGGTGTTGGAGTATTGGGCAACAAAGGGAAGGGCAGTTGTGATTGCGCTGGGATCCTACCTGAGATACTGGTGGTGACCTTTGGTAAAGCGTTTGGTCTATCGGGAGCTGCGATTATGTGTAGCGACTCTGTTGGAGACTACTTAACCCAGTTTGCCAAACATCATGTTTACTCAACGGCGATTCCGCCTTCTCAAGCCGTGGCACTAAGTAAAGCAGCAGAGATGATCGAGACACAAGAGTGGCGCAGAGAAAAACTCGCTGAGCTATCTCGATGTTTTGATGATCAACTTCTGGATTGTGAAGGCTACAGAGAGACGATTACCCCAATAAAGCCCTTCATAGTGGGCTCTGCTGACAAAGCGATGAGCGTATCCAATCAGCTTCGCCAACAGGGTTTCTGGGTGACGGCGATTCGCCCACCTACCGTACCAGCTGGCAGCGCACGGTTGAGAATTACACTCACCGCAAAACATGATAAGCAAGGTGTCATCAAATTAGCTGATGCACTTAAGCAAGCTGTGAAAGGAATGTAA
- the bioC gene encoding malonyl-ACP O-methyltransferase BioC: MNQAVVIDSKDMVNKAAIAEAFGRAANTYDQHAAFQREVGHRLLDKMPQDLTGKTVLDIGCGTGYFSFELLKRGATVVCFDLSDKMLAEAKLRCGEANVHYQQGDAECLPFKSNEFDYVFSSLALQWCDDLSIPLREIKRVVKPKGYAYLSTLLDGSLLELKQAWAKIDSYQHVNDFIPFNQVKIALAQSECHAHQLDLAPMKVWYETSFALMRDLKGIGATHIDGRANGLTSRSALLRVEDEYQTYRNHQGLLPATYQVCLGVINL; this comes from the coding sequence ATGAATCAAGCTGTAGTGATAGATTCTAAGGACATGGTTAACAAAGCCGCGATTGCAGAAGCATTTGGCCGAGCTGCAAATACCTACGACCAACATGCGGCGTTTCAACGTGAGGTTGGACATCGCCTGCTCGATAAAATGCCCCAAGACCTTACTGGAAAAACCGTGCTCGATATTGGCTGCGGAACCGGATACTTTTCATTTGAGCTTTTAAAGCGCGGTGCAACTGTCGTCTGCTTCGATCTATCTGACAAGATGCTCGCAGAAGCCAAACTACGCTGTGGAGAGGCCAATGTTCACTATCAACAAGGAGATGCGGAGTGTTTGCCATTTAAGAGTAATGAGTTCGATTACGTCTTTTCTAGCCTTGCATTGCAGTGGTGCGACGACCTTAGTATTCCTTTGAGAGAGATTAAGCGTGTAGTGAAGCCGAAGGGGTATGCGTATTTATCCACGTTACTCGATGGCTCGTTACTTGAACTGAAACAGGCATGGGCAAAAATTGACTCATATCAACACGTCAATGACTTTATTCCATTCAATCAGGTAAAAATTGCGTTAGCGCAATCTGAATGCCATGCGCATCAACTAGACTTAGCGCCTATGAAGGTTTGGTATGAAACGTCTTTTGCGCTAATGCGTGACTTAAAAGGCATCGGCGCAACCCACATCGATGGGCGAGCGAATGGGCTAACAAGTCGTAGCGCATTACTCAGAGTCGAAGATGAATATCAAACTTATCGAAATCATCAGGGTCTTCTACCTGCAACATATCAGGTCTGTTTAGGGGTTATTAATCTATGA
- the bioD gene encoding dethiobiotin synthase yields the protein MIDAFFIAGTDTDVGKTVASKAILNALAEKDLKTIGYKPVAAGSDKTEQGFRNSDALYLQEAATVSVAYDDVNPYALELPASPHIAAIRENVEIEYSVLSDKLSEHKQNSDIVLVEGAGGWRVPVSHQECLSSWVQQEKLPVVLVVGIKLGCLSHAMLTLDAIKADGVEVIGWVANRVNPGTEHYAEIIEMLENKISAPKLGEIPYVPKVKRKDLAKYIDVSPLLNR from the coding sequence ATGATTGATGCATTTTTTATTGCGGGTACGGATACCGATGTTGGAAAAACGGTTGCTTCAAAAGCAATCTTGAATGCGCTTGCTGAAAAGGATTTGAAAACGATTGGCTACAAGCCAGTAGCGGCAGGCAGTGACAAAACTGAGCAAGGTTTCCGTAACTCGGATGCTTTGTATCTACAAGAAGCTGCAACAGTGAGTGTTGCATACGATGACGTTAACCCTTATGCATTGGAGCTTCCTGCCTCTCCTCACATTGCCGCTATTCGTGAGAATGTGGAAATCGAATATTCAGTACTGAGTGACAAACTCTCTGAGCACAAACAAAACTCAGATATCGTACTGGTTGAAGGTGCAGGCGGTTGGCGCGTACCGGTTTCTCATCAGGAGTGCTTATCAAGTTGGGTACAGCAAGAAAAATTGCCAGTGGTATTGGTAGTTGGTATTAAACTTGGTTGTCTTAGCCATGCAATGCTAACGCTCGATGCGATTAAAGCGGATGGTGTGGAAGTGATCGGTTGGGTAGCAAACCGAGTTAACCCAGGCACAGAGCACTACGCTGAAATTATCGAAATGCTTGAAAATAAAATTTCAGCGCCAAAACTGGGTGAAATTCCGTATGTTCCCAAAGTTAAGCGCAAAGATTTGGCGAAATACATTGATGTTTCGCCACTTCTGAATCGATAA
- the htpX gene encoding protease HtpX, translating into MKRVMLFLATNLAVVLVLSVVLNIVYAMTGMQPGSLSGLLVMAAVFGFGGSFISLMMSKGMALRSVGGMVIESPRNETEHWLLETVRRQSEQVGIGMPTVAIYDSADINAFATGAKRNDSLVAVSTGLLHNMTRDEAEAVLAHEVSHIANGDMVTMTLMQGVVNTFVIFLSRFIANIVASNDNEEEGGSNMMVYFGVSMVLELLFGFLASFITMWYSRHREFHADAGAAQLVGKHKMIAALERLKVSHESQLEGSMMAFGINGKRSMTELLMSHPPLDKRISALRNS; encoded by the coding sequence ATGAAGCGAGTAATGTTATTTCTTGCAACCAACTTAGCTGTTGTTCTGGTGTTAAGTGTTGTTCTTAACATTGTTTATGCAATGACGGGAATGCAACCAGGTAGCTTATCTGGCTTGCTTGTGATGGCTGCTGTTTTTGGTTTCGGTGGTTCATTTATCTCATTGATGATGTCAAAGGGCATGGCGCTTCGCTCTGTTGGCGGCATGGTCATTGAAAGTCCACGTAACGAGACTGAACATTGGTTATTAGAAACGGTTCGTCGTCAATCAGAGCAAGTGGGTATTGGTATGCCGACGGTTGCGATTTACGACTCAGCAGATATCAACGCATTTGCGACGGGCGCAAAGCGTAATGACTCTTTAGTTGCTGTCTCAACAGGTCTTCTTCACAACATGACCCGCGATGAAGCAGAAGCGGTTCTTGCGCATGAAGTGAGCCATATTGCGAATGGTGACATGGTAACCATGACTTTGATGCAAGGTGTAGTGAACACTTTTGTTATCTTCTTATCGCGTTTTATCGCCAACATTGTCGCGTCTAACGATAATGAAGAAGAGGGTGGAAGCAACATGATGGTCTACTTTGGTGTAAGTATGGTGTTGGAGTTGTTGTTTGGCTTCTTGGCGAGCTTCATCACCATGTGGTACAGCCGTCATCGTGAGTTTCATGCTGATGCAGGGGCGGCCCAGTTAGTGGGTAAGCATAAGATGATTGCAGCACTAGAGCGACTAAAAGTAAGCCACGAGTCTCAACTAGAAGGCTCTATGATGGCGTTTGGCATCAACGGCAAACGCTCTATGACAGAGCTACTGATGAGTCACCCACCGCTAGATAAACGTATCTCAGCACTGCGCAATTCGTAG
- a CDS encoding nuclear transport factor 2 family protein — MDVQAVGEVYQQLNKSNLHLLSDVYHDEVVFEDAAHRLEGWQELESYFESLYTNVTRCDFNILEHQQTGNSGFLTWQMALEHPKLSKGSVIYVNGVSHLKFSQGRVIYHRDYFDLGEMLYENLPLLGSVIKTIKQRLGK; from the coding sequence ATGGATGTACAGGCGGTAGGCGAGGTTTATCAGCAGCTGAACAAATCAAATCTTCATCTTTTGTCTGATGTTTATCATGACGAGGTGGTGTTTGAAGATGCTGCTCACAGACTAGAAGGTTGGCAAGAGTTAGAAAGCTACTTTGAATCGCTTTATACCAATGTGACGCGTTGCGATTTCAATATTTTAGAGCACCAACAAACGGGAAATAGCGGATTTCTAACGTGGCAGATGGCTCTAGAGCATCCAAAGTTATCAAAAGGTTCTGTGATATACGTGAATGGCGTCAGCCACCTAAAGTTTTCGCAAGGTCGAGTTATTTACCATCGCGATTACTTTGACCTTGGTGAGATGCTCTATGAAAACCTGCCTCTGCTCGGCTCAGTGATTAAAACGATTAAGCAAAGGTTGGGCAAATGA
- a CDS encoding SDR family NAD(P)-dependent oxidoreductase — MKTVLITGATSGIGLQLAKDYADNGFEVYACGRNEERLSELKDTYTNLHPIAFDLTDLAATTHALSKLHSTPHLWILNAGDCEYIDDGKLDALLMKRVFDINVIGLTNAIEACQKYFVPGQRLAIVGSIASEVALPRAEAYGASKAAVSYLARTLQVDLKPQGIDVSIIYPGFVKTPLTDKNTFEMPMLISPQRASQEIRDGLAKGKDHIYFPRKFTSILRLIGALPYRWQNALTAKLLAQG; from the coding sequence ATGAAGACGGTACTGATAACCGGAGCCACTTCAGGGATTGGTCTCCAACTTGCAAAAGATTACGCCGATAATGGCTTCGAGGTCTATGCCTGCGGAAGAAATGAAGAGCGGTTAAGTGAACTCAAAGACACGTACACCAACTTACACCCGATCGCTTTTGATCTCACTGACCTAGCAGCAACAACTCATGCTCTAAGTAAATTGCACAGCACTCCGCACCTATGGATTTTGAATGCGGGGGATTGCGAGTATATCGATGACGGCAAGCTTGATGCGCTGCTTATGAAGCGCGTTTTCGACATTAACGTTATCGGGCTCACTAATGCCATCGAGGCTTGCCAGAAGTATTTTGTTCCTGGACAACGACTCGCCATCGTAGGTTCGATAGCGAGTGAAGTCGCCCTTCCGCGAGCAGAAGCTTATGGCGCATCAAAAGCAGCAGTGAGCTATCTAGCACGAACTCTTCAGGTAGATCTTAAGCCGCAGGGGATAGATGTTTCGATTATTTACCCCGGATTTGTCAAAACACCGCTCACCGACAAGAACACCTTTGAAATGCCGATGTTGATCTCGCCACAGCGGGCATCTCAAGAGATCAGAGATGGACTGGCGAAAGGAAAAGACCATATCTATTTCCCTAGGAAGTTCACCTCAATTTTACGTTTGATCGGTGCTCTCCCATATCGTTGGCAAAACGCACTGACTGCCAAACTACTTGCTCAAGGATAG
- a CDS encoding NAD(P)/FAD-dependent oxidoreductase: MKIAIIGTGISGLTCGYYLHREHDVTLFEANDYIGGHTATVDVEVDGNSYAVDTGFIVYNDRTYPNFIALMEEIGVEGRPSQMSFSVRNDSNGLEYNGHTVSTLFAQKRNWLNPKFYSFIFEILRFNKEVKEIANQPNMVELTLGDFLTSRNFSDYFCDNYILPMGAAIWSSTLADMRAFPLPFFARFFLNHGLLDVTNRPQWYVIKGGSRAYIKPLTRGFADKIRLNTPIDSVVRDQAGVTLHFNGQTERFDQVVFACHSDQALQLLKDSSATEQSVLSNLAYQANEVILHTDESLLPKRKAAWASWNYWLEGSEGEQSRAPTLTYNMNILQHIDAPKTFCVSLNSSEQIEQEKILKRFVYHHPVFNQQSIEAQSRRDEINGLSRTWFCGAYWYNGFHEDGVRSALDIVRGINLLDANLRSQGAA, translated from the coding sequence ATGAAAATAGCAATCATAGGAACGGGAATCTCTGGGCTAACTTGCGGCTATTATTTGCATAGAGAGCACGACGTCACCTTGTTTGAAGCGAATGATTACATCGGCGGGCATACAGCTACCGTCGATGTGGAAGTAGACGGTAATTCTTATGCCGTCGATACAGGCTTCATTGTTTACAACGACAGAACATACCCTAATTTTATCGCTTTGATGGAAGAGATTGGAGTAGAGGGCAGACCGAGCCAAATGAGCTTCAGCGTGAGAAACGACAGCAATGGTCTTGAATATAATGGCCACACAGTGTCGACGCTGTTTGCTCAAAAGCGCAATTGGTTAAATCCTAAATTTTACTCTTTCATCTTTGAAATTCTCCGTTTCAACAAAGAAGTGAAGGAGATAGCCAATCAGCCCAATATGGTCGAATTAACACTCGGTGACTTCCTCACTTCACGTAATTTTAGTGACTACTTCTGTGACAACTATATTTTGCCAATGGGGGCTGCTATTTGGTCTTCGACGCTAGCAGATATGCGAGCGTTTCCGTTGCCTTTCTTTGCAAGATTCTTCCTTAACCACGGCTTATTGGATGTCACCAATCGCCCGCAATGGTATGTCATTAAAGGTGGATCAAGAGCTTACATTAAGCCACTTACCCGAGGTTTTGCTGATAAGATCCGTCTTAACACTCCTATCGATTCTGTCGTCAGAGATCAAGCAGGAGTGACGCTGCATTTCAATGGACAGACCGAGAGGTTCGATCAAGTTGTGTTTGCCTGCCATAGTGATCAGGCATTGCAACTTCTCAAAGATTCGAGCGCAACTGAGCAATCTGTTTTATCCAATCTCGCTTATCAAGCCAATGAAGTCATTTTGCATACCGATGAAAGCTTACTGCCGAAGCGAAAAGCGGCTTGGGCGTCTTGGAACTATTGGCTTGAAGGTAGTGAAGGTGAACAGAGTAGAGCGCCGACTTTGACCTACAATATGAACATATTGCAGCACATTGATGCACCGAAAACCTTCTGCGTCTCACTCAACAGTAGTGAACAGATTGAGCAAGAGAAGATATTGAAGCGCTTTGTTTATCACCATCCAGTCTTTAACCAGCAATCAATAGAGGCTCAGTCTCGACGCGACGAAATTAACGGTCTATCTCGAACTTGGTTCTGTGGTGCTTATTGGTATAACGGCTTCCATGAGGACGGTGTACGTAGCGCTCTAGACATAGTGAGAGGTATTAACTTGCTTGATGCCAATCTACGTTCTCAGGGAGCGGCTTAA
- a CDS encoding DUF1365 domain-containing protein, translated as MSEANGSCLFVGDVRHRRFTPVQHALNYRLFMPCLDLDELESLQNKVWGFGTRWWHWARFKRDDYLGSGDLKQAVLNKVVELGGEATKGSVKAVVHLRYFGIYFSPVNFYYIYDEKQNWRYLLAEVSNTPWNERYYYLLDANDEETWRHAKAFHVSPFNPIEQEYVWKIKPIDQRLSIHLECHRSHKEFDATMKMAREPLCSRVLLKHLIVTPIMAVKVTVGIYWHALKLWIKGAPFYSHPKYRQGDEIEQTQSAKIEK; from the coding sequence ATGTCTGAAGCGAATGGGAGCTGCCTGTTTGTTGGGGATGTAAGGCACCGGCGCTTTACTCCAGTTCAGCACGCCTTGAACTACCGTTTGTTTATGCCGTGCCTCGACTTAGATGAGCTTGAATCTTTGCAAAACAAGGTGTGGGGATTCGGTACTCGTTGGTGGCATTGGGCTAGATTCAAACGCGATGATTATTTGGGTTCAGGGGACTTAAAACAGGCGGTATTAAATAAGGTCGTTGAGCTAGGTGGAGAAGCCACGAAAGGAAGCGTCAAAGCGGTAGTTCACCTAAGGTATTTTGGTATCTATTTTAGTCCGGTCAATTTCTACTACATTTATGATGAAAAGCAAAACTGGCGCTACCTATTGGCTGAAGTTAGCAACACACCTTGGAATGAACGTTACTACTATTTATTGGATGCAAATGACGAAGAAACTTGGAGGCACGCAAAAGCGTTTCATGTCTCGCCTTTTAATCCGATTGAGCAAGAGTATGTTTGGAAAATTAAGCCTATTGACCAGCGGCTCTCGATTCACTTGGAGTGTCATCGAAGTCACAAAGAGTTTGACGCCACAATGAAAATGGCTAGGGAACCACTGTGTTCGCGAGTTCTACTTAAACATTTGATCGTTACTCCAATAATGGCAGTAAAAGTGACTGTGGGCATTTATTGGCACGCATTAAAACTCTGGATCAAAGGAGCGCCGTTTTATTCTCACCCCAAATATAGGCAGGGTGATGAAATTGAACAGACTCAAAGCGCGAAAATAGAAAAATAA